The Microcoleus sp. FACHB-672 region ACCATTGAAGAAGCGCACCGTTTTCTTGATCCTGCGATTGTGCGTTCAACGATTTTTGGCACCATTGCACGAGAAATGCGGAAATATTTTGTCACTCTACTGATTGTCGATCAGCGTCCTTCGGGAATTGATAATGAGGTAATGTCTCAAGTTGGCACCCGCATCACTGCTTTGCTAAATGATGACAAAGATATTGATGCAATTTTCACCGGCGTCTCTGGCGGACAAAGTTTACGCTCAGTTTTGTCTAAGTTGGATTCCAAGCAACAAGCACTTATTTTAGGTCATGCCGTGCCGATGCCGGTGGTTGTGCAGACTCGTCCCTATGACGAAACCTTTTACAAGGAAATTGGGGAGGTTGCCTGGGAAGAAATGCCTACTGCTACAGTTTTAAAAGCTGCCGAAGCGGCTAGAGCAGATTTAGGCTTTTAGAAGCTAAAAGGTAGAAGGATAAAGCAAAAGCTGTTTCTTTTACCTTTTCTTAAAGGATTTATTAAAAAAAACAAAAATTATCAAGAAACCGTGAAGAGTCTGCTAGCCTCTAGGAGTATGGCCTGTGCCCATCAGTTGGCTAAGATTTTTGTGAGGATAGCAAGTTATGGATCTGGTTTCACTTCTAATTACTTGGCTAATTACTGCTGTTAGTTTGTTCGCCATTTCATACCTACCTATCGGGGTAGAAATTGACGGATTTAATAAAGCATTACTTTCCGCAGCCGTTTTTGGACTTTTGAATGCTTTTGTGCGTCCGATTCTGGCGTTTTTTGCTTTCCCCTTTACCTTGCTGACTTTAGGCTTATTCTCGATTATTCTCAACGCGATTATCTTTGGATTAGCCGCTTATTTAGTCACCGGCTTTAGACTGCGCTATGGTTTTTGGAGCGCTTTACTAGGTGCGTTTTTACTGGCCGTTGTGAGAAGTCTAATCTATCAGTTGCTAAAAATTTAGAAGGTATTAGAAATTTATCTAATACACCAAAGTTAGAGATTGCAAGAAAAAGGGTAATTTAAAATTAACTATGAAAGTTTAATTTTAAATTACCCTCTATTAACAACAATTTAGATTTCCTTAAAAACGAACATCATACTCAACGGTTGCGCGACTTTCCCCAGAGAAATCAGTTGAGCCGCGCAATAGAAGTTGCTCGTTGAGCCGGTAGCGGAGACTGAAATCCGTAGGTTGATCGTCAGTGAGAACCCTTAAAATCGAAGCTGAGATATTGCGAGTGATATCAAAGCCGGCTTCAGCCGCCAAATCCAAACTTGAAGAACTCGTTCCGTCCTTCGTCGTGATCGTCGGGAATAGACGAAACTCACTAAGTCCCAAAGCTCGACCCAGCACTGATTCAATCGGACTCAGCAAAGCGGAACCGGCCAAGTTAGCAATTGCCAGCGTCGTGTCTCCTCGTCCCAAAGTATTCACAAAGCCGCCACCCAGCAAACCCACAATCTCAGATTCGCTGCGCCCAGGAGAACTCGTCAGCTCCAGATTATCAAACAGTTGGCTTGCCGGCCCTTCTACTTTGGCAATAATCCGAACGGTTTGCGCCTCTCCCAAACCAGTGAGAGCATCATTAATCTCAGACGACCCAGCCGTGATAGGCTGCAGGCTTCCCCTCACCTCAGCAACAGACGCCGCCAACCGGACATCCAGATAAGGGTCTAAACCACCCCCAGGGTTAAATGTCGCCGTCTGTGGGTAGCCACCATCCAGCCTGAACTGAGTGGTAAACAAATTTACTTCGCCGCGCTCTAGACTAATCGTTCCTCTCGGTTGCAGGTCATAGAGAGGGCCATTAATCGTGAGATTGCCGGTCGCTTGGAAATTCAACACCGGCTGGCGGGTAATTCTGAGATTATCGCCCAGAACCAACACCAGTTGGTTAAAGCTCACCTCTGGCCCACCACCACCGCCACCCCCGCCGCCACCGCCGCCTGCACCCCTCGCCGCCGCTTCAGCCAGCAAAACCTGACCGTCATTGAGCTGAATACGCCCGCTCACTACAGGTTGTAGCGCAGTGTTACCAATTCCAACTAAGCCGGTGACAC contains the following coding sequences:
- a CDS encoding phage holin family protein translates to MDLVSLLITWLITAVSLFAISYLPIGVEIDGFNKALLSAAVFGLLNAFVRPILAFFAFPFTLLTLGLFSIILNAIIFGLAAYLVTGFRLRYGFWSALLGAFLLAVVRSLIYQLLKI